A region from the Kribbella shirazensis genome encodes:
- a CDS encoding RNA polymerase sigma-70 factor: MTGTDRATEVFVAHRNLLFTVAYEILGSAADAEDVLQETWLRWVKVDLDTVQDHRAYLVRIASRQALQRLRTLGRRKESYVGPWLPEPLLTAPDVAEDIELADSISMAMLLVMETLTPTERAVFVLREVFGLDYDEIAEAVDKKPDAVRQIAHRARSHVAARRPRGVVSADQTRDALEAFQRAVNTGDIQGLVDILAPDVVFLGDGGGVVQALPRPVVGAEKVARLLSVSLANLAGGTLEMTQINGQPALIIRFTDEVDTVTVLHVEDGKIAGLYAVRNPAKLSHLTEQIPLTR; this comes from the coding sequence ATGACCGGTACGGACCGAGCCACCGAGGTGTTCGTTGCTCATCGCAACCTGCTCTTCACGGTGGCCTACGAGATCCTCGGCTCGGCCGCGGACGCCGAGGACGTACTGCAGGAGACCTGGCTGCGCTGGGTCAAGGTCGACCTCGACACGGTGCAGGACCACCGCGCGTACCTGGTCCGGATCGCGAGCCGGCAGGCCCTCCAGCGGCTGCGCACGCTCGGCCGCCGCAAGGAGTCGTACGTCGGCCCGTGGCTTCCCGAACCGCTGCTCACCGCCCCCGACGTCGCCGAGGACATCGAACTCGCCGACAGCATCTCGATGGCGATGCTCCTGGTGATGGAGACCCTCACCCCCACCGAACGCGCCGTCTTCGTCCTCCGCGAGGTCTTCGGCCTCGACTACGACGAGATCGCCGAAGCCGTCGACAAGAAGCCCGACGCCGTCCGCCAGATCGCCCACCGGGCCCGCTCCCACGTGGCCGCCCGTCGACCGCGCGGCGTCGTCTCCGCCGACCAGACCCGCGACGCCCTCGAAGCCTTCCAGCGCGCCGTCAACACCGGCGACATCCAGGGCCTCGTCGACATCCTGGCCCCCGACGTCGTCTTCCTCGGCGACGGCGGCGGCGTCGTCCAGGCCCTCCCGCGCCCGGTCGTGGGCGCCGAAAAGGTGGCCCGCCTGCTCTCGGTCTCGCTGGCAAACCTGGCCGGAGGCACCCTGGAAATGACCCAGATCAACGGCCAGCCGGCCCTCATCATCCGCTTCACCGACGAGGTCGACACCGTCACCGTCCTGCACGTGGAAGACGGCAAGATCGCCGGCCTCTACGCCGTCCGCAACCCGGCGAAACTCTCCCACCTGACCGAGCAAATCCCCCTGACCCGCTGA
- a CDS encoding GNAT family N-acetyltransferase, producing MAEVVVPLTVRDLVTADLPTLGEPPTKVISMEKELGRVRLGEVDYVAVCTPSGQPVGFGGVDYTKPAGGATLYQLSVVEALQSCGIGTILIGALEDRIRARGIPFAELGIDDAYPRPRALYERLGYVVSGSELGAWDQDAPDGSVRRYETTITLLRKNLSV from the coding sequence GTGGCTGAAGTTGTTGTCCCGCTGACGGTCCGCGATCTGGTGACGGCCGATCTGCCGACGTTGGGTGAGCCTCCTACCAAGGTGATCTCCATGGAGAAGGAGCTGGGACGGGTTCGGCTCGGTGAAGTCGACTACGTGGCGGTGTGTACGCCGTCGGGGCAGCCCGTGGGGTTCGGCGGTGTCGACTACACGAAGCCGGCCGGCGGGGCGACGCTGTACCAGTTGTCGGTTGTCGAGGCGCTCCAGTCGTGTGGGATCGGAACCATCCTGATCGGTGCTCTGGAGGACCGCATCCGCGCTCGCGGCATCCCCTTCGCGGAGCTCGGCATCGACGACGCGTACCCGCGGCCGCGCGCACTGTACGAACGCCTCGGCTACGTCGTCAGCGGGAGCGAGCTAGGCGCGTGGGACCAAGACGCACCCGACGGCTCCGTCCGCCGGTACGAAACGACCATCACCCTCCTCCGCAAGAACCTCTCGGTGTAG
- a CDS encoding 2-hydroxyacid dehydrogenase, translating to MGQPVVLMPGPMHQAVAAGLDGHCELIRLWEESDPDAVLAARRDEIVAVATGGTAIDGPYLDRLPAVRLVASFGVGYDRIDATAAAERGVVVTNTPGVLDDEVADTALGLLLMTVRELGQAERYLRDGKWVESGPYPLTCATMHGRRMGILGLGRIGQAIADRVQPFGISVAYHNRSPKDVPYRYYPSLVDMAADVDTLMIVIPGGDTTRHLVNADVLKALGPDGIVINVARGTVVDEQALVDALRTNTILAAGLDVFEHEPKVHPDLLTLPNAVLLPHVGSATIPTRTAMANLVVRNLLHYLTEGTPVTPVPESTDLLS from the coding sequence ATGGGACAACCAGTCGTGCTGATGCCGGGACCGATGCACCAAGCCGTTGCCGCCGGGTTGGACGGGCACTGTGAGCTGATCAGGCTCTGGGAGGAGAGCGATCCGGACGCCGTACTCGCTGCCCGCCGGGACGAGATCGTCGCCGTCGCCACCGGCGGTACGGCGATCGACGGCCCGTACCTCGACCGCCTGCCCGCGGTCCGCCTGGTGGCGAGCTTCGGCGTCGGCTACGACCGCATCGACGCGACCGCCGCGGCCGAGCGTGGCGTCGTGGTCACCAACACCCCGGGCGTCCTGGACGACGAGGTCGCCGACACCGCTCTCGGTCTGCTGCTGATGACCGTCCGCGAGCTGGGGCAGGCCGAGCGATATCTCCGCGACGGCAAGTGGGTCGAGAGCGGTCCGTACCCGTTGACCTGCGCAACGATGCACGGCCGCCGGATGGGCATCCTCGGCCTCGGCCGGATCGGCCAGGCGATTGCGGACCGCGTGCAGCCGTTCGGCATTTCCGTTGCCTACCACAACCGCAGTCCGAAGGACGTCCCGTACCGGTACTACCCGTCCCTGGTCGACATGGCCGCCGACGTCGACACCCTGATGATCGTCATCCCCGGCGGCGACACCACCCGTCACCTGGTCAACGCCGACGTACTGAAGGCCCTGGGCCCCGACGGCATCGTCATCAACGTCGCCCGCGGCACCGTCGTCGACGAACAAGCGCTGGTCGACGCCCTCCGCACCAACACGATCCTCGCCGCCGGCCTCGACGTCTTCGAACACGAGCCCAAGGTCCACCCCGACCTCCTCACCCTCCCCAACGCCGTGCTTCTCCCCCACGTGGGCTCCGCCACCATCCCCACCCGCACCGCCATGGCCAACCTCGTCGTCCGGAACCTCCTCCACTACCTGACCGAAGGCACCCCGGTAACCCCCGTCCCCGAATCCACCGACCTGCTCAGCTGA
- a CDS encoding magnesium and cobalt transport protein CorA — MIIDCAYYRDGRRQHVEAMSVGDAAASCRAGGFVWLGMFEPTTAELAEVRDGFSLHELAVEDAQTFHLRPKVEPYEGDIRLVILRTARYDEEREEVDFGEVSAFVGPPFVITVRQGVASDLHGARIRLEQRPELLECGTSAVLWAILDQVVDGYGPVVAELERDIEEVERTVFAGSVAPTERIYFLRREVTDFYRAVHPLIAVLATLERDARDTALLPYFRDVHDHLVLVNEEVAAQRDLLATVLEANMAVIGVEQTKVSVRQNATIEQLTILATVFLPLTFVTGFFGQNFGWLVDHIDAEWDFLALGIGGLLVPCIALAIWFRRQRAARRQAA; from the coding sequence ATGATCATCGACTGCGCTTACTACCGGGACGGACGTCGGCAGCACGTCGAGGCGATGTCGGTCGGCGACGCCGCCGCGAGCTGCCGGGCCGGCGGGTTCGTCTGGCTGGGCATGTTCGAGCCGACCACCGCGGAACTCGCCGAGGTCAGAGACGGCTTCAGCCTCCACGAGCTGGCCGTCGAGGATGCACAAACGTTCCACCTTCGCCCCAAGGTGGAGCCGTACGAGGGCGATATCCGCCTGGTCATCCTGCGCACCGCACGGTACGACGAGGAACGCGAGGAAGTGGACTTCGGAGAAGTCAGCGCCTTCGTCGGCCCGCCGTTCGTGATCACCGTCCGGCAGGGCGTCGCGAGCGATCTGCACGGCGCCCGGATCCGGCTCGAACAGCGACCGGAGCTGCTGGAATGCGGCACCAGCGCCGTCCTGTGGGCGATCCTCGACCAGGTCGTCGACGGCTACGGCCCGGTGGTCGCCGAGTTGGAGCGCGACATCGAGGAGGTCGAGCGCACCGTGTTCGCCGGTTCCGTCGCGCCGACCGAGCGGATCTACTTCCTCCGGCGTGAGGTGACCGACTTCTACCGCGCCGTACATCCACTGATCGCCGTACTCGCAACGCTGGAGCGCGACGCCCGCGACACCGCACTTCTGCCCTACTTCCGGGACGTGCACGACCACCTGGTCCTGGTGAACGAAGAGGTCGCGGCTCAACGCGATCTGCTCGCCACCGTCCTGGAGGCGAACATGGCGGTGATCGGCGTCGAGCAGACCAAGGTGAGCGTCCGGCAGAACGCCACGATCGAGCAGCTCACCATCCTCGCCACGGTCTTCCTGCCACTGACCTTCGTCACCGGCTTCTTCGGACAGAACTTCGGCTGGCTGGTCGACCACATCGACGCCGAGTGGGACTTCCTCGCACTCGGGATCGGTGGACTGCTGGTTCCGTGCATCGCGCTGGCGATCTGGTTCCGCCGCCAACGAGCAGCCCGACGGCAAGCTGCTTGA
- a CDS encoding Gfo/Idh/MocA family oxidoreductase has protein sequence MARRYAVAGTGSRAQAYIRAMFEAHPEEAELVALLDPNPGRLAFHQRLVGELGGGELPQYGADDLEQMVKEQSVDRVVVTSPDYTHASVVSRLLRAGADVIVEKPLTIDADGTRQIVDAMNESGKSVVVTFNYRYSPRNSALRQLIQDGEIGQVTSVEFQWVLDTRHGADYFRRWHREKKNSGGLLVHKASHHFDLVNWWIASTPTRVFASGGLAFYGSGNAAARGLGDRPARGTIDGAADDPWLLDLRTDDTNRQLYYEAEKYDGYLRDQDVFAPGITIEDNMSVIAEYASGVRLSYSLNAHSPWEGYRVSVNGTLGRAELEVVERAAVVDDQIDPSYPSDRVIAGDVRTNGERLVLQKHWATAVEVEIPRGEGGHGGGDRLLYGDLFVGADNDPLARAADVHDGVRAVAVGIAANQSLATGQPVVVADLNLGGWSS, from the coding sequence GTGGCCAGACGCTACGCAGTCGCCGGGACCGGATCACGGGCACAGGCGTACATCCGCGCGATGTTCGAGGCACATCCCGAGGAGGCCGAGCTCGTCGCCCTGCTGGACCCGAACCCGGGCCGGCTCGCCTTCCACCAGCGGCTCGTCGGCGAGCTCGGTGGCGGCGAGCTCCCGCAGTACGGCGCCGACGACCTGGAGCAGATGGTCAAGGAGCAGTCGGTCGACCGCGTGGTGGTGACCAGCCCCGACTACACGCACGCCTCGGTGGTGTCGCGGCTGCTGCGCGCGGGCGCGGACGTGATCGTCGAGAAGCCGCTGACGATCGACGCGGACGGCACCCGGCAGATCGTCGACGCGATGAACGAGTCGGGCAAGTCCGTGGTCGTCACGTTCAACTACCGCTACTCGCCGCGGAACAGCGCGCTGCGGCAGCTGATCCAGGACGGTGAGATCGGGCAGGTCACCAGCGTCGAGTTCCAGTGGGTGCTCGATACGCGGCACGGCGCGGACTACTTCCGGCGCTGGCACCGGGAGAAGAAGAACTCCGGTGGTCTGCTGGTCCACAAGGCGTCGCACCACTTCGACCTGGTGAACTGGTGGATCGCCTCGACGCCGACACGCGTGTTCGCGTCGGGCGGACTGGCCTTCTACGGCTCCGGCAACGCGGCCGCGCGCGGTCTGGGCGACCGACCGGCGCGCGGCACGATCGATGGTGCGGCCGACGATCCGTGGCTGCTGGACCTGCGGACCGACGACACGAACCGGCAGCTGTACTACGAGGCCGAGAAGTACGACGGGTACCTGCGTGACCAGGACGTGTTCGCGCCGGGCATCACGATCGAGGACAACATGTCCGTGATCGCGGAGTACGCGAGCGGCGTGCGGCTGAGCTACTCGCTCAACGCGCACTCGCCGTGGGAGGGGTACCGCGTCTCGGTCAACGGGACGCTCGGCCGCGCCGAGCTGGAAGTGGTCGAACGGGCCGCGGTCGTCGACGACCAGATCGACCCGAGCTACCCGTCCGACCGCGTGATCGCCGGCGACGTCCGGACCAACGGTGAGCGGCTGGTGCTGCAGAAGCACTGGGCCACCGCGGTCGAGGTCGAGATCCCGCGTGGTGAAGGCGGTCACGGGGGCGGCGACCGGCTGTTGTACGGCGACCTGTTCGTTGGTGCCGACAACGATCCGTTGGCGCGTGCGGCCGACGTACACGACGGCGTCCGCGCTGTCGCGGTCGGGATCGCCGCCAACCAGTCACTGGCCACCGGTCAGCCGGTGGTCGTCGCTGACCTCAACCTCGGCGGCTGGTCCTCCTAG
- a CDS encoding LacI family DNA-binding transcriptional regulator, with protein MPKDPVTRNDVAQYAGVSTAVVSYVVNEGPRKVAPETRERVLDAIRALGYRPNATARALRMGTTRTFGLITPDGGNPLFAELAKAIDREAAARGYVVLQTSADGDPDTENAKIAELLARQVSGLLLVAPTDDPALDDVEVPVIAINRVLPTVSSVRPAYRQGARLGVEHLISHGHRVIGLVIGGAGHPERELGWRDALAAAGLPEGPIARAKFSREGGYGAAQTLLQREPTAIFASSDLQAIGVLRALHEAGVDVPGDMAVAAFDGTPETEYTWPPLTVVRQPVEQVAREAVRRLIEGEDARAALTVPTELILRRSCGC; from the coding sequence ATGCCGAAGGATCCGGTCACCCGCAACGACGTGGCGCAGTACGCCGGGGTGAGTACCGCCGTGGTCAGCTACGTGGTGAACGAGGGGCCGCGGAAGGTCGCGCCGGAGACCCGTGAGCGGGTGCTCGACGCGATCCGGGCGCTCGGTTACCGGCCGAACGCGACCGCGCGGGCGCTCCGGATGGGGACCACGCGGACGTTCGGGCTGATCACCCCGGACGGCGGCAACCCGCTGTTCGCGGAGCTCGCCAAGGCGATCGACCGGGAGGCCGCGGCGCGCGGGTACGTCGTACTGCAGACGAGCGCCGACGGCGATCCGGACACCGAGAACGCGAAGATCGCGGAGCTGCTCGCCCGGCAGGTCAGCGGGCTGCTGCTGGTGGCGCCGACCGACGATCCGGCGCTCGACGACGTCGAGGTCCCGGTGATCGCGATCAATCGCGTCCTGCCGACGGTCAGTTCGGTGCGGCCGGCGTACCGCCAAGGCGCCCGGCTGGGGGTCGAGCACCTGATCTCGCACGGTCATCGCGTGATCGGGCTGGTGATCGGCGGTGCCGGCCATCCCGAACGCGAGCTCGGCTGGCGCGATGCGCTCGCCGCGGCCGGGCTGCCGGAGGGGCCGATCGCGCGGGCGAAATTCTCCCGGGAGGGCGGGTATGGCGCCGCGCAGACCCTGTTGCAGCGCGAGCCGACCGCGATCTTCGCAAGCTCCGATCTGCAAGCGATCGGGGTCCTGCGCGCGCTCCACGAGGCGGGCGTCGACGTGCCCGGAGACATGGCGGTGGCGGCCTTCGACGGCACGCCCGAAACGGAGTACACCTGGCCGCCGTTGACCGTCGTGCGCCAGCCGGTCGAGCAGGTGGCGCGCGAGGCGGTCCGCCGGCTGATCGAAGGCGAAGACGCCAGGGCGGCGCTGACCGTCCCCACCGAGCTGATCCTGCGCAGGTCCTGCGGCTGTTAG
- a CDS encoding Lrp/AsnC family transcriptional regulator: MSDEVMVHRAGPGQIVVAPALDEIDRQIIEALGRDGRLSIRALADEVHISRANAYARVERLTNTGVITGFTVTVDPLKLGLATSAYVTLSLRQSSWRTLRKQLQAIPEIKHMALVGGDFDAILLVRAADNEGLRRLVLEKLQAIPEVLATRTALIFEDVGTL; this comes from the coding sequence ATGTCCGACGAGGTGATGGTCCACCGGGCCGGTCCTGGACAGATTGTCGTGGCCCCGGCGCTCGACGAGATCGATCGGCAGATCATCGAGGCCCTCGGACGCGACGGACGGCTCTCGATCCGGGCCCTCGCCGACGAGGTGCACATCTCCCGCGCGAACGCGTACGCCCGCGTCGAGCGGCTGACGAACACCGGCGTGATCACCGGGTTCACGGTCACCGTCGACCCACTGAAACTCGGCCTCGCCACCTCCGCCTACGTCACCCTGAGTCTCCGCCAGAGCTCGTGGCGGACCCTGCGCAAGCAACTCCAGGCGATCCCGGAGATCAAGCACATGGCACTCGTCGGCGGGGACTTCGACGCGATCCTGCTGGTCCGCGCGGCCGACAACGAGGGCCTCCGCCGGCTGGTCCTCGAGAAGCTCCAGGCGATCCCCGAAGTACTCGCGACCCGGACGGCGCTGATCTTCGAGGACGTAGGGACCCTCTAA
- a CDS encoding thiamine pyrophosphate-dependent dehydrogenase E1 component subunit alpha, which translates to MTTVEERLLPSADPVCLIDQNGVPHEDPSYDLPAKEALLDGYVQLIKGRRFNDQASALVRQGRLAVYPSSFGQEACQIAATMVLREGDWLFPTYRDSVSIMSRGIDPIETLTLLRGDWHSGYDPYEHKVAPQSTPLATQLPHAVGVAHAARLKGEDTVVMALVGDGGTSEGDFHEALNFAAVFQAPVVFFVQNNEYAISVPLAKQSAAPSLAHKGIGYGVPGERADGNDLAGLLAVLGRAVDKARAGEGPQLIEAHTYRVQAHTNADDATRYREDAEVAPWLERDPIQRLTTYLERQGWLDDAVKERAEASAVQVAAQLRDGLMPEPEVDPADLFAYLYAEETQQLRQQAAFLRDELAREEA; encoded by the coding sequence ATGACCACAGTCGAGGAGCGTTTGCTCCCCTCCGCGGACCCCGTCTGTCTGATCGATCAGAACGGCGTACCGCACGAAGATCCGTCGTACGACCTGCCGGCCAAGGAGGCCTTGCTCGACGGTTACGTTCAGTTGATCAAGGGCCGCCGGTTCAACGACCAGGCCAGCGCGTTGGTCCGTCAGGGCCGGCTCGCCGTCTATCCGTCGTCCTTCGGTCAGGAGGCCTGTCAGATCGCGGCCACGATGGTGCTGCGCGAGGGCGACTGGTTGTTCCCGACGTACCGCGACTCGGTGTCGATCATGAGCCGGGGCATCGACCCGATCGAGACACTGACCCTGCTCCGCGGGGACTGGCACTCCGGCTACGACCCGTACGAGCACAAGGTCGCGCCGCAGTCGACCCCGCTCGCGACACAGCTCCCGCATGCGGTCGGCGTCGCGCACGCGGCCCGGCTGAAGGGCGAGGACACGGTCGTGATGGCGCTCGTCGGCGACGGCGGCACCAGCGAGGGCGACTTCCACGAGGCGCTGAACTTCGCCGCGGTCTTCCAGGCGCCGGTCGTGTTCTTCGTCCAGAACAACGAGTACGCGATCTCGGTGCCGCTCGCCAAGCAGAGCGCCGCGCCTTCCCTTGCCCACAAGGGCATCGGGTACGGCGTCCCGGGTGAACGGGCCGACGGCAACGATCTCGCCGGTCTGCTCGCCGTCCTCGGACGGGCCGTGGACAAGGCGCGCGCCGGTGAAGGACCCCAGCTGATCGAGGCGCACACGTACCGCGTGCAGGCGCACACGAACGCCGACGACGCGACCCGGTACCGCGAGGACGCCGAGGTCGCCCCGTGGCTCGAGCGCGACCCGATCCAGCGGCTGACGACGTACCTCGAACGGCAGGGCTGGCTGGACGACGCCGTGAAAGAACGCGCCGAGGCGAGCGCTGTCCAGGTCGCCGCGCAGTTGCGGGACGGTCTGATGCCGGAGCCCGAGGTGGATCCGGCGGACCTGTTCGCCTACCTGTACGCCGAGGAGACGCAGCAACTGCGGCAGCAGGCCGCGTTCCTGCGCGACGAACTCGCCCGTGAGGAGGCCTGA
- a CDS encoding alpha-ketoacid dehydrogenase subunit beta encodes MTHMKISMAQALNQALRDAMTADESVVMFGEDVGALGGVFRITDGLTAEFGEKRCFDTPLAEAGIVGMAVGMAMNGMRPVVEMQFDAFGYPAFEQIVSHVAKMRNRTRGRVALPMVIRIPYGGGIGGVEHHSDSSESYFAHTPGLTVVTPATVSDAYGLLRKAIEFPDPVVFMEPKKLYWAKEEVDLTEAQPGIGTAVVRRDGADATLIAYGPAVPVALEAAEVAAAEGRQLTVVDLRSVVPFDDETVCAAVRRTGRAVVVAEASGFASVSSEIVARVTEKCFHSLAAPVRRVTAFDIPFPPPKLEKYQLPSVDRILDAVDDLQWEDS; translated from the coding sequence ATGACGCACATGAAGATCTCGATGGCGCAGGCGCTCAACCAGGCGCTGCGGGACGCGATGACGGCGGACGAGTCCGTGGTGATGTTCGGTGAGGACGTCGGCGCGCTCGGCGGTGTCTTCCGGATCACTGACGGGCTGACCGCCGAGTTCGGCGAGAAGCGTTGCTTCGACACCCCGTTGGCCGAGGCCGGCATCGTCGGGATGGCGGTCGGGATGGCGATGAACGGGATGCGTCCTGTGGTCGAGATGCAGTTCGACGCGTTCGGGTACCCGGCGTTCGAGCAGATCGTCTCGCACGTCGCCAAGATGCGGAACCGGACCCGTGGGCGGGTCGCCTTGCCGATGGTGATCCGGATCCCGTACGGCGGCGGTATCGGCGGCGTCGAGCATCACAGCGACTCGTCGGAGAGCTACTTCGCGCACACGCCGGGTCTGACCGTGGTGACGCCGGCTACGGTTTCGGACGCCTACGGGTTGTTGCGCAAAGCAATTGAATTTCCCGATCCGGTCGTGTTCATGGAGCCGAAGAAGCTCTACTGGGCCAAGGAGGAGGTCGACCTCACCGAGGCGCAGCCGGGGATCGGGACGGCCGTCGTACGGCGGGACGGCGCGGACGCGACGTTGATCGCGTACGGTCCCGCGGTGCCGGTCGCGCTGGAGGCGGCCGAAGTGGCGGCGGCTGAGGGGCGGCAGCTGACTGTGGTGGATCTGCGGTCGGTCGTCCCGTTCGACGACGAGACGGTGTGTGCCGCGGTACGGCGTACCGGTCGGGCGGTCGTGGTCGCGGAGGCGAGCGGATTCGCCAGTGTGTCGTCGGAGATCGTTGCCCGGGTCACCGAGAAGTGCTTCCACTCGCTGGCGGCGCCGGTACGGCGGGTGACCGCGTTCGACATCCCGTTCCCGCCACCGAAGCTGGAGAAGTACCAGCTGCCGAGTGTCGACCGGATCCTCGACGCGGTCGACGACCTGCAGTGGGAGGACTCGTGA
- a CDS encoding 2-oxo acid dehydrogenase subunit E2 → MNTFLLPDLGEGLTEAEIVRWLVKVGDVVAVDTPVAEVETAKSIVELPSPYAGVIEELHGEPGTTVPVGKPLITVGDPAGATYRQEERAGSGNVLVGYGTTEQGGSGRRRKPRAVVSGQRPRPVSENGAENGAENVSPARAVPLVISPLVRRLARDAGVDLKTLTGSGEGGLIVRRDVEQAIAERFTPAAQPATQPAAQRAVQSAGVAVGEVVRSESASRTGLPELRRTPMSGFRKAVVATLSRSRAEIPEATTWVDVDATALVELRESLRTATDQGPGLLALMARFVVAGLLKYPELNGYVDTEREELVQYDGVNLGLAAQTDRGLLVPAVGNAHTLTTRGLDAEIHRLTAAAGDGRLTQHELTSGTFTLNNYGSFGVDGSAAIINHPQVAILGVGRIIDRPWVVDGELAIRKLTQLSLVFDHRVCDGGTAAAFLRFVADAFENPASAFADL, encoded by the coding sequence GTGAACACCTTCCTGCTCCCCGATCTCGGCGAAGGACTCACCGAGGCGGAGATCGTGCGCTGGCTGGTGAAGGTCGGTGACGTGGTTGCCGTCGACACCCCGGTGGCCGAGGTCGAGACGGCCAAGTCGATCGTCGAGCTGCCGTCGCCGTACGCCGGTGTGATCGAGGAACTGCACGGCGAACCCGGTACGACGGTCCCGGTCGGCAAGCCGCTGATCACGGTCGGGGATCCGGCCGGCGCAACGTACCGGCAGGAGGAGCGGGCCGGATCGGGCAACGTCCTGGTCGGCTACGGGACGACCGAGCAGGGCGGGTCGGGGCGGCGGCGGAAACCGCGAGCAGTTGTTTCCGGACAGCGTCCGCGGCCGGTTTCGGAAAACGGTGCGGAAAACGGTGCGGAAAACGTTTCGCCGGCGCGCGCGGTGCCGTTGGTGATCTCGCCACTGGTCCGGCGGTTGGCGCGTGACGCCGGCGTGGACCTGAAGACGCTCACCGGCTCGGGCGAAGGCGGCCTGATCGTCCGGCGGGACGTCGAACAGGCGATCGCCGAACGCTTCACGCCGGCAGCGCAGCCCGCGACGCAGCCCGCAGCGCAGCGGGCGGTGCAGTCGGCCGGGGTGGCGGTCGGTGAGGTCGTGCGGAGCGAGTCGGCTTCGCGGACCGGGCTGCCGGAGTTGCGGCGTACTCCGATGAGTGGGTTCCGCAAGGCTGTGGTCGCGACGCTGAGCCGGAGCCGGGCGGAGATCCCCGAGGCGACGACGTGGGTCGACGTGGACGCGACCGCTCTGGTCGAGCTCCGCGAATCGTTGCGAACGGCAACGGATCAGGGACCGGGCCTGCTCGCGTTGATGGCACGGTTCGTGGTCGCGGGCCTGCTGAAGTACCCGGAGCTCAACGGGTACGTCGACACCGAGCGCGAGGAGCTCGTCCAGTACGACGGTGTGAACCTCGGCCTCGCGGCGCAGACGGACCGTGGTCTGCTCGTCCCCGCGGTCGGCAACGCCCACACGCTGACGACGCGCGGTCTGGACGCGGAGATCCACCGGCTGACGGCGGCTGCCGGGGACGGCCGGCTCACCCAGCACGAGCTGACGTCCGGGACGTTCACGCTGAACAACTACGGAAGCTTCGGCGTGGACGGCAGCGCGGCGATCATCAACCACCCGCAGGTCGCGATCCTCGGCGTCGGCCGGATCATCGACCGTCCGTGGGTCGTCGACGGTGAACTCGCGATCCGCAAGCTCACCCAGCTGTCGCTCGTGTTCGACCACCGAGTCTGCGACGGAGGCACCGCGGCCGCCTTCCTCCGCTTCGTCGCCGACGCGTTCGAGAACCCGGCATCCGCCTTCGCCGACCTCTGA
- a CDS encoding dienelactone hydrolase family protein — protein MDSEDLGVYSDWIEHAASPKARTGRPLPPEEVRDAVRRMVATAGPAGGPADLRVERRWTADGLVGEELSYSVGFGPRTHAWVLKPADADGPLPGVLALHGHDGFKYYGKEKIANTDEEPLAVVSALRDELYEGRAFANDLAAQGYVVMVPDVFCWGSRRFPLPYDDIAEYNTAAWQHEHLVEKYCTILGTTMAAVVGREDLIALAYLRSRDDTTDRTASIGLSGGGCRSALLRATSPELTAAVVVGMMGTYNSLLDKNVATHTWMLMPRMLPEGIDWPDVAACQAPAPLLVQYGRQDRLFPLDGAEAAHRRISEHYAGGASYSGQFFDGPHKFDQAMQEAAFVWLGDVLKRSVAV, from the coding sequence ATGGACTCTGAGGACCTGGGTGTCTACAGCGACTGGATCGAGCACGCGGCGTCGCCGAAGGCCCGCACAGGTCGCCCGCTGCCGCCGGAGGAAGTGCGCGACGCCGTACGCCGCATGGTCGCGACCGCAGGCCCGGCCGGCGGACCGGCGGACCTTCGCGTCGAGCGCCGGTGGACGGCGGACGGGCTGGTCGGCGAAGAACTGTCGTACTCAGTGGGCTTCGGTCCGCGGACTCACGCCTGGGTGCTGAAGCCGGCCGACGCCGACGGACCACTGCCCGGCGTACTGGCGCTGCACGGCCACGACGGCTTCAAGTACTACGGCAAGGAGAAGATCGCCAACACCGACGAAGAGCCGTTGGCCGTCGTGAGCGCCCTGCGGGACGAGCTCTACGAAGGTCGAGCCTTCGCCAACGACCTTGCCGCGCAAGGGTACGTCGTCATGGTGCCGGACGTGTTCTGCTGGGGCAGTCGCCGCTTCCCGTTGCCGTACGACGACATCGCGGAGTACAACACCGCAGCCTGGCAGCACGAACACCTCGTCGAGAAGTACTGCACCATCCTCGGTACGACGATGGCCGCTGTCGTCGGCCGGGAGGATCTGATCGCCCTGGCCTATCTGCGGAGCCGCGACGACACCACCGACCGGACCGCCAGCATCGGACTGTCCGGTGGCGGCTGCCGTTCGGCGTTGCTGCGAGCAACGAGTCCTGAACTGACCGCCGCGGTCGTGGTCGGGATGATGGGGACCTACAACTCCTTGCTCGACAAGAACGTCGCGACCCACACCTGGATGCTCATGCCGCGCATGCTGCCGGAGGGTATCGACTGGCCGGATGTGGCGGCCTGCCAAGCGCCGGCGCCGCTGCTCGTGCAGTACGGCCGGCAGGATCGGCTGTTCCCGCTGGACGGGGCCGAGGCTGCACATCGGCGAATCTCGGAGCACTACGCAGGAGGAGCGTCGTACAGCGGCCAGTTCTTCGACGGGCCGCACAAGTTCGACCAGGCGATGCAGGAGGCCGCCTTCGTCTGGCTGGGCGACGTTCTCAAGAGATCTGTCGCGGTTTGA